acATGGAGGACAGCATCGTGGCCTCATACACTGCACTGTTATTGGGCTGTCTGTGCCAGGGGAGTCCTGTAAGTACgctgcaaaaaatccaaactgtaacaaaacagcaaaaaaagcatTGTGTTCTATTTTGTAGAGCTTTCGTCATAGCCATTAAGGTGTAGTGTACTGTACAGAACAACTTTATGTGTTTATAAAGTCTAGTTGGTTATTTTGGTAGCATCATTGGGAGCCCCACAATGCAGTGCTCACCTGCTGTCGTCATCCTCTGTCCAGGGGTTATTATATTCGACTCTGTCCATCCGCATCAACAGGGcgcaacagcagtgttttaacAAAAGTAATATGATTGTCTGCAATCTAGGACTGCACTTGTTTGGTTATGGGAATAAAGCCTTATGCTGTCCAGCATTTACCAGTGTGCTAATTACACCGGTCTAATCCTAACGGCAAAGCCTCTCGCTTTAACTTGGCGCCTTGTGAGTCTACAACAATGGCATTAATCATCCGGATGCCGTTTTAATGCTTTTCCGAGGGACAGTGCATTTTGCACCGAGTCGCAGTCTTAAAGTCTCAAGGCTGACTATTAAAGAAGATAAAAACCTGTGATGTACTTTGGCTTTAATGGCTTTTCTTTATGGCTGTTATTAGCCATCCAATGGTGCCTAGAGCTTACTTTCATTACAAGTAATGGACTTTCCAATGGGGATGTTGGTTTATGATTGATGTCTGGAGTCAttatctccttttttttttttttttactgataaaCCTGTGTAAATCCCTCTGTCTGGTTCAGAGTTTCGGTGTTCTCAAATGTGAAGGTCACTGCTCACCACATCTTATGGTAAAGCAAAGCCTTCCTCCTGAGGGAAAAGCAAAGTGTTTGCTGCCTCTGATGTCTACATTGACACCGCAGAACTGTCACCAGGCTTCatctctgcttttatttttcgCATGTGTAGTGTAAGTgtaggtgcagtgtgtgtgtctataaaTGAGCGTCTCGATATAATGTGAGGGGAGGTTAAACCGTAGTTAACTGTCATGTTTTATTGCCTTTCAGATGAATGTCACTACTGTGAGGGAAAATTTACCTAAAGGCGATTTCTCAATAATGACTGAAATGCTCAAGAAGTTCTTAAATTTCATGAATCTTACAGTAAGTACAccagctgtgtgtgcgtgtgtgtatgcatgctaGTGCTTGTGGGTGTCAGTGAAGTCCGAGCCACACTGTCCTCTGCGGTTTGTATCTGTGCCTGTGTAACTACTGTTCAGTCTGTACGTTTTGTGTGATAACCCAGTGTCTTTCACTGCGTTTCCACCATACCGCCTGCATGTGGAGACATGTAAATGCATTCAGCGGGCCAGCTTTGCGGGCTCGGCAAGTCGACCCTCTCGGAGTTGCTAATGAGCCTGCTATACTGTTTTTCCAACTCCAGAACCTGTAATGGAGGCTTAGCAATAGCGTGGCACTTCGTTGTGTGGTAACCCGGTCTCCTTCTGTCTGCAGTGCGATGTGGGCACCACGGGGCAGAAGTCCATCTCTCGGGTCATCGATTATCTGGAGCACTGTTAGAAGGGACCCTACGCAGAGCTGCATCGTGCAGGAGAAATGCTGGAACTGCCTGCCCGAACAAGGGGGGCAGGGGAGCTAGAGGACCCCAGAGAGAGGCTACCTTCCAGCTAATCATCTCTGCAACCAGTCACCACccacatcaccaccaccactatcatcaccatcaccactcAACTAAAGAGCTTACTGAGCTTCCTCTCCATGTGAGGCTGATAACGTTGTCTTAacgtttcatgttttttttttctcttcctccagctAGGGTTGATGGGTCACGTAGAGAAACTGAGAGCAAGAAGGAATCTATAAACAAAAccttaacaataaaaataaccattttaaaGATGTGAGCCAATTTAAGTGTATTGATCATTCCCATAGGTCAGTCTGGTCCTTTCAGTGGGTTACAGATAGTCTACCATTCCCTCAAGAGCCTGATTTATCAATGGATCTATACAATGTCTGTATGCTAGAAGGccatgtgtaaaaattgtgaccaTCGCTGGCTTGTTCTGCTGTAGAAAATGTCCCTGTCTCAGTTGTGACGCATTCATAATGGCCTGAGTTTCCCATTTCTCCCGTACACAGTACTGCAGTCTATTAGCCGAAGTAGCCATGAACATGTGGATAGGTTGGAATGTTGGATATtaaataggtttttttttttttttttgagcttgGGGTGCAGTATGCTGCTCCCGACTGTTGCATTACCAGAGTCCGTGTGTCCTGAGTTGCTTACACTTTAACCAACAAATGATTTGAACAGTCACACCAGTGAATCACTCAACCCACTCATCCTGCTTGGGAGCAGCAACAGGTTCTGATGTAGCTCTTTCCCAAAGTCAGTTCTGCctttatgggtttttttttcatttttggttccTGTTTATGTTAATATGGTAATGTAAAAAGTGTGAATCAGTTGATTACAATGACGCAGAAGGAAGGCAAGGAAAAGTGAATACATTAAAATCTTGTGTTCAGTTCAGCAGGAGCTATTTATGCTAACAAAAGGAAAGGGCCAGATTCgtgctgctgctttttttttagcGCAAAAGGGTTGTGTCCTATAAAAAATGGGCAGAAGTGTTGAGACCACTCGTGATACGCGCTACAGTACAGGTTTAGAGAAGACCTAAAGAgccacacgcacatgtgcagCCTCCTCACTGGCTGCTCATAGAAACGGACGCTTTCCCACCGATTCCATCCTGaccttttcccctttttctgcTTCGCATGGTAAAACAAGTGCTCGGCTTTGAGAGGTACTCTTCAGTCTGAAGTGGTGATGTTTTCACAGTTGACATGTACCAGGGGTGGAAACAGTTGGGACAGCAGAAGGGTGCCATTGTTCCCCTTTGTCCCTCCATGAGAAAAGTCATGGTACAAAGTGTATAATTCGGGAAGAGAATTGGAAGGGATGACCCTAGTCCtttaaattcagatttcagtttgtttgcatCCAATACCAATGTATGTTGTAAGGGGTTTCCGGTAATGCTCCTGTCTCTGTATATATGCAGGCTAATGTggcaataatttttttttccacccaacgcaacatgctttttaatgaatggaCGTGTTATGCTTTTATCCTAATTtaagtacaaaataaatcagCAGGACTGGAATATAATTTctaattttacaattttgaaataaagcacTTGAATTACAAAAGAGAAATGCATTGTTCATGTCCTTATGCCTTCATGaacagcttttcaaaaaaatttcACCAGACCACCTCATTGCTGGTTATTGGCTGACACTCACGCATAACCCCCCCTGTCCCCCTAAAATTATAGCTGAACTCTTTGTTAAATAATGGTCTGACTCAGTTTGTTGGCTTGGCCTAAAGGAGAAACGGTATTAGAACTCAATTTCACGGCGAAATGTTTTACTCTGGTGGAACTGAGGGcagttttgctttattttacagAGAGTTGTGAGATTGAACTTGATCCATTATCTTCtagtaaatgtattattatttccaGTGTCCTTTCCGTCTTTACAGCGAAAGCTGTCTGCCTTATTTACTTTGACTCATTCATACTTTGGAACTGTGACCCTGCCACTTGTAGAACTTAgagtgggtgtggggggtgggggtgggggggggggggggggggggggggggtgtctgcgCTGAGATGTACAGAACCTGAGTCATGAAATATACGCTTTCTGTCGCATTTACTACTATTTTGTGCATATTTCAAACtcgtgttgtttttttgcagtgtggagGCATAACCATCAATAACTTTAAGAAATGTCCGATATTCAGGTTTCTCttaaaacattcagaatttCTAAGAATCCTCTAAGCTACAGACTCTTGTGCTCTGAGCAGTTTTGGGTCAATGTGAACCACACCAAGAGCAGTTTAATATAGTTTTCTCATTTGTAAATCCTGAGTAAACGCTGTAAAGTTTACAGAAGGCTAATTTACAAGTTTGAAAGCGAAGTAACAGAATGTAAATACTTGTGTAAATACTGGCTATTGGAAATTAGAATGGTAGACTACTTTTCTGAATCCAatcctatttttattttatacagtttCTCAGTTGTGTTATTTGAAGTAAAACTAAAAAGGTATAAAAGCCAACTGCAGGAAGAAAACCTTTGTACCAATTTCAAGAATAATGTCTTTGGTTACCTGTACATAATTTTAACTCCAATAAAAATTGCTACTTTCAGTACACCGTATGGTTTCCATTTGTAACTCCTTGTTTGTGCGTTTTTACCTGGAAGTTGTCCCAAGAAAAGCTGTGCTGGTTATGCGTATTGCAAAGCACAATAAACgcaaagtaaatgtaaatattttattaaataacaaGTCATTACAATTTCCATCAACACGGGTTTCCTTAACTACCTTTCtaccttttcttcttttttaaagctCCATCCTGAATCAAAGACGAAAAACTAAAGGAGGCATTGAAACATGTAAGAAAGGAGTACAGTGGTGCGCTGCAACATTATGCAAAACTAAACGTACAATTAAACTGCTTACAGGATTTAATCcgtgaagttttttttctttcatttcgTGCCACTCGGTCTCTCCCAGACGTCGATAATGCCTTTTAACTCCGAACGCTCAATTCCGTCTGTAATTGTGTCCATCGTACTGCCTGAAACCGGCTGTGTGTCCAAACCGAGAAACTTCTCCGGTGGTCCGACTGCAGTGTCCACGGATCCGAAGCCCCTCGCTGCTCGCCCGGTGGCCGACTGTTCTGCCTCGGTGTTCACTCTCAGCCGCTGCGCGTCCAACTCCGGGCCGCATCCCCTGTCCTGCAAGAGCTCGCTCAGGGTGGAGATGTAGATCTGCGCCATCTGAAGCGTTTCCGATTTTGACAGCTTCTTGTCGCTCTCGAGGTTGGGGATGACGCTCCTGAGTCTGTCAAAGGCGACATTTAACCCCAGcatccttctcctctctctggcgTTCGCTGCCAAGCGACGCCTTCTCTGCGCCCTGTCCACGGCGCCCGCGTCTTGGTCGATGTACCCGCTTATTCCCGGAAGCCTGACCTCAACTATTGCGCACGGGTCACAGTCCGCTCTGCCCTGCGCTCTCGTGTCCAGCCATTTGGTCTGCACCAGCGCCTGGACAGCCGATCTGTGCTGCAAATCTAAACGATGGGGACTGAGCCCGTACTTGTAGTGCGCGTCGTCTGTCTGCCTTAAAATGCACGGGGTTAACGAACTTTTGCGACGTGGCATCATTTGTGGTGAGGAGTGGCGCACACTTCTTTCAGATTCCAAGAACTGGTGTTTAAAAACTTGCAAAGTCGGTGGAAAGAGGGGGCATTTTATTGACAAATGCCAAGCACGCACGGATGCAAGGGGCGTGGTGAGGGTCGTGTGCGAGTAACGAATAGCAGAAAGCCCGTTTGataacagcagcaggaagtctATTAACCAAGTTCATCAAAAGTGGATTAGGTCCGTCTCAGTGATCACTGGACACATGTGGTTATCGGGGCTGGACACAGGCCGCTTTTTTACTCTCCAACCGACTGGTCTGTTTGTATTGCAGACCAAAGGAGCGAGTTtgagaataaaagaaaaattttTATTAAGGTTTTATTAAGGGAAATGGACAATGCTTGATCACTTATACAATTGTGTCCGAAATACACAAAACTCATGTTCTGATGTATACGAGTAAAATtcattccttgttttttttattgaaatagtgtagtatcattaaaaaaatatctgtgaGTGCTACCCCTTACATGTATTACAATAAATTAGTTTCACATTCAAACGGCCTTCTGAAAGATATTTGCCGTAAAATTAGCACGGATACAACGCTGAGTTTAAACAGCTTTTGAACACTTTTAAGTGAATTTTGCACAGGTGGGAAACGTGGGCAATATCAATTCATGAGAttacagctgtttattttaggAGCATTGTTAAATCTTACACTTCtctttgacttttgacttttgactGATATGTCAGGCTATATCAAGTAAGgtgcatgaatgttttatgtaaaaCGTTGTACAAACGGATCATGCAAAGTGTATGTAAAGCAAATTATCACAGCAATTCACATTACCAagtaatgaataatgaaatggaACATCGTATCCTTCGTCTTCGTCGTATTATTATATAATGGCTATATCTTTGccattatataattatttgaagTTGACATACTTTTTAGAGGTTCGAAGTGTTGCGAAAGCTCGCAGCGGCGAAGCAGTGGGCAGGTTCTGCGTGGGTGTGCGTGCGGGCGCTGGCCTGACAGGAGCTCTGCTCTGGGAATCACTGCTCCCACCGACCGACGCGAGGACGGTAATTGGCAGGTCATATCCGCAGAGCTCAACCTAATCCAATTAACCGGTGTTCAGAAAAACCAGTGGGGTCGCcgttttcattaaattaaatgtattatccGAACCcccttctctcacacacaccccacacgTCCCCGCGTTCATCTCTGACACCCCTGCatcgtggaaaaaaaaacaacgcaaACTAAACTCAGTCAGATCCTGGAGCAAAGTAGCGTGGTTGAGTTTTGGTGTTGACAGTCTTGGCACACGTCGCGCATTAAAACTACTGAGGCGTCTCATTTAACTGAAGACCCAGGACGAAGATCAAAAACAGCGCCGGATGGTAAGATTATAGCCCCCCATTAAGGGGGTAAATTTGGGTGGATGCATGCCTGTCAGAGCAAAACAAgaagaaatgaaatcaaatttccACTAAGAGGATTAGCAGTGGAAGATAAACTGCCAAAaacttttcccccttttaatGACATGCCAACAAAGGCCACATTTTGCCGAACGCACGGGCCAAATGTTGAAGTGCTCCAGATTGCCATGCAGTGTCACTTGTCACAAATTATTAGATCCGGCAGTGTGTCAGAGTATTTGGAAAACAATGATGGAGCCCACATGTGAGTTACCCAATGACAGCGGCaaggttttcattatttaaagtcACGTTTATATGTATATCCGTATGGATGCCATATGGAGCTccaattgtaaaaataaataaataacattaaaaaacaaacaaataataaaaataaataaacaaataaaaaataaataaaatacttgtGCCACTTTGCACATTTGGTTAGGgttgaactgaaaaataatgatttaattaatGCACATTTATTGTATGACCCAGAAAATGGTTCCTATGGAATATGGGTCACATATTAATGCCACCCTCATTCTATATAGataaaaattgaatttaatgGAATGTCATGGTGACAAGCCACTGCGTAttgttattcaaaatattttagtaaTCCaagttttatttagtttatgtCTATGAATGTCCCCTCGCCTGCCCCACTAAGAACCCTGATTGTCTTATCTtcaatttgtattttgcataaTTGCTATACTTGGGtctttaaatgctttttaaatcaCCCTGAATAATGTAATCCAGCAAACAGGTTATTCTGGTAATTGTATTGGGTCAAACAGGAAGCACGGTCACAGAATAGAATGCAGGGACAGGTTTTGAACTGGAGAATCTGTAATTTAAACCATTTTCTGTAGTGCAGACAGCTTACCCATTTCACCACATGACTTCCAATTGTAAAGCAAAGGTCCAGGCCTCCAGTGATTGGCAGAATatccagacaaaacaaaatgtgacaacAAGCAATGTGAAACAACAGCGTGAGcgaaatacattttcttaattttcgTATTGTGAGACACCTGGCTTTGATCTGACAATGATTCCATTTTTAAAGGACTGTTGTGACCACTTTGGAGATAATACCAATTTTGCCTTCCTGTGGCGATCCAATAAAGCTTTAGTGTATTGTTTCCCACttttgaaatataaacatttccTGGTGGCACATTTCACCATTACATCGTTTCAAATTGCAGGAATTTTGCGTCAGATGTATCTAAACAGAATGCATGCAGGCAACAAATTCCTTTTGCCATCTGATCTAAGCTGCTGTGACTTTCTAACCTGAATTAGCTAGAAATTCAGCAGATGgtattaatgaattatttgcCATAATATTTATTTCCCCGTTTTGAAGTTACCGTTTCACTTGCCTGCTGCTGATGGGACCATCCTGAGTAgcacactgctactgtaccttTGTGCAAAGTACTTAATcacttctgtaaatatttggCTATAATAATTAAAGCTGACCCGGGTAAGGGCAACTGACAAAACAAGCAAAGCATGTATTGTAAACATGACACACTTATTCCTCTGTGCTTCAGTGGactgttttaatttgtgtgaTTCTCATCTCTCGTTTATTAGTTCTACAGGTCAGAGGCTTCATGCTAATTACTCTTCCATTACAAAAAGATGATGTGTGGCGTACCATTGCCATACACAACATGGACATTATAGgatgttttcattctttgtaTCTAGTTTTGGGCAGGatgcttcacttcctgtttggtggtggtggggggggtgtctgatAATCCTGTGGAATTGATGTAACCTGGTGCCACTGCAGACTTTGATGCCATCAAAGGGTTGCGCTTTTCAACAAAAGCAATTGCCAGTACCGGGTGACCAGTGACATTGCAAAAACGGGCCGGGCTGGACTCGGGCCCTGGGCGTTCCCCAGGCTCCCCtggcaccccccacccccccccccccccccccccccatccccgaccctcatttgtttcatttcacaccAGAGGGATTCGTCGTCATTGTTAGCCCAAGCGCCCGTTCCCCCCCGCAGGTCCAATTACGAGCCATCGATTAGGCCGACCGGCCGAGCGGACCGCAGAGCGTTAAATCAGCCGTGCTGTTCCGCTAATGAAAGAGCCACTTCCTCCCCGGGTCTCCTTGGggggcgccccccccccctcccatccctgtGTCCCAGATGAGGAGGCATCCCATTGAGCGCAACGGAGGAGTGAAACGCCGCCCACGGAGCTACGCCTGCTATTGTGTCGGCCAGCTCTGATAAATTCCTGACTGATCCCTGGGAGTGTGCCCGGGTGATCAGCAAAGGGAGAGAGCCGGGATCAGCTTTGCACCACTccctcctcctgttttttttttcctgtgcccTGTAGAAAGGTAATTGCTTTCTGCTCACGTCTCTGAAGCTCCTTAGACCGACGGAGAGCAAACAGATTGTTGTTAACTGTTATTTCAGCCCCGGCTGCTACTGGAACTCTCTAGAAGCCAGTACCAGGGAAAGCCTTGCATACACATGTGCAGTGCGGTGGCTAAAAGCCCACTGTCCATGTATTTCTCTGCCGCAGTCTATCGATAGTCTGTAAGTCTAATGAAACAGACTCAGCTGtctctttttaaatgatcagttaaCCATGAAGTAATGGAAATTTATCCAAAGCACTCAACTGATTGCTTTTTATAAGATGTTGTTATGTAGAGAATGGTGCTGTTTTGGCATTAAACAGTGAGGCAAGAATTTTACAGCACATACTCCTGACAACAGCCTCTCTAATAGTTTGGCCGGCAAGTCCACAGCTTTGACAATTACAGACGCATATTCCCCGTGTCACAATAAATTGTGTATAGTTCAGATTTATACAGGTGGAACATGTCCAAGAGGAGCTTTTTCAGAGTGTTCATCTACTGTAAATCTCTGAGGCATGCTCTCAAGTCTGAGATTTGTTGAATTCAGatccaaaaaaaacagcaaaagaaaaattaaaagtgtgtaattatgtattagtaattatgaaataaacacCCAGAAATCAAGCAGGAGATCTCACTTCATTGTtggctgtgagtgacaggtggTGAATGTGCTATGTGAGGGGTATTATTAGCGTTCTGTGCTGATGGCTTAAAGCCACAGAACCCTCTATGCTGGATGGCAAATGATACATCTCATCCCATTCATTACAAAGCGGCAGTGTTCAGAATTCTCCTGTCCTGAAAAGTCCATCTGCAAGGCAGCAAATTAACAAACTGTACAAGAAATCGATGTGACGGGCTCTCTAGTTTGCTAGTTGGCTAAATTAGTTAACTTGATCGCTAATCTTCTATTGCTACATTAGCAAGTGACTTATCAAAGTGAATCGTCCAAAGGAAAACAGCCCGCTGAAAAATAAGGGTCTTGCTATTTTTAAGCCTCGTAGTCAATTATAATGATCAATAAATTCACATGTGTGGCAGGCCTTTGGAGAGAATTTTATAGTCACTTGTCAGTGCATGCCTCAGATGTTGCAGCAAGGTAAATCAATATTGTTATGCATAGCTAGCAGCGAAGAATGTCTTTACTGTCATCATTAAAGAAAACATACTACAAACAAAAgactacaacaaaacaaacattctacACCTTATTCTTGCAGCTAGCTAAAGCCAGCTAAAGCCTCGCAATGAACTAGAACAGACAGGAGTTTCCACCAGCTATGAATTTCAGTTAAGACTGGAAATACCTGTTATCCTTTGCTTAAGGTATAATTTCAGCAGGAAAAATTGTCAAAATGTATGAGAGGAGTTGTCTTCCCATGCCATTGTATATATGGGCCACAGCTGAAACATGATTAttgctgaaaaaatattttgcagtttttttcctaAAATACTTGATCGCTTCCCACAACCTGTTTCTGAAGCTCTAATACATTGCTCTTAAATATGCTATCCAATATGTTTGTGTCCACAGCAAAATGTTGGTGCTAAATGAACCCTGAAAGAGTACATTTTAGCACTTTTGGTCTCATATAAACTCAGGTGATTTTTGCTGCCATGTGCTGTACCCTCACAATGAAAGGTACAAATTGCCCCTCTTCCAGCATGGAGGAAACAAACCCACCGCTGGCTGAAGGGTGTTGATCTGTTGAGAAAAAGATAATCCAacagtataaaaaaaacaaatggtcCTGGAACGATAATGCTAAGGGCTGACTTAAACTGTGCCGCcaaaaaacagtgcagattgCACAAATGTCCGCGTGCCCTTGTGGGCAGCAGCGTAGCATGGTGataaaccaaaaggttgccagtttgattccctgcaggggaAAGGTCTATttcctgctgtacccttgggaaaagcacttaatccagaattgccacagtaaatgtccagctgtaaaaatgagtaacatgtaaacacaggataaactgtgtaagtcgctcttgataagagcatctgctaaatgccaataatgtcatggTTAAGAATAAGGCAGGTACCAATAGGAAGGCTGAACAAggaaacagtatttttaaacaCTCATTAAAAGAAGATACAGAGCTGTGTTTCTGATTAGTGCGGTTCTGATTCTGAATATATTTCTGGTAGAGTGTTTCATTGGGGAAAGATGgaggtttgtgtttgtgcgttcTCTTCAGCAGCAGGGCAAACGCAGAAGCATTCAACAAATACCTGTACATAACcgtttcattgcattacattatcatcatttaggagatgcttttacccagagaAACTTAGATtcgttacaatttttacatgttactcatttatgcagctggatatgtactggggcaattgtgcattaagcatcttgcccaagggtacagcagcaaagccccagcagggaatcaaaccagcaaccttgtgcTTACAAGCCattcttaccactatgccaagCGGCCACCTGTTTCAACTGACAAGCTGACAGTGCTGAAATCCAATGTGCGGCGGGCATAATATGTGACAACATTTCGTAAACCATTATGAATATTGCCTATAGAGGTTCAGAAACATGGCTTACAACAAATTTAAAACGATGTATTATGTTGTCATTTCcagaattaaattaaacatcagGCAGTGTTACAAATTTGTTGTAAGGCCATTGCATTTGGAATAAACTTGAAACAGGCCTCTGGTTTCCAAAATGATTTCCCTTTTTTAACTGTCTATAAAATTAAATCTTCAAAACACATGTACATCTAAAAGTATGCTTTGtctgaaaatatgtataaaaacatgACAGTTGTTACCTTTTTAAACCGGTTTTAGTAGTGAAGCAGTCAAGTCCgcttgaaaaatgtatttctgcacagagttcaaagaaaatgtatcttaaaaaaagaatgcagtGCATAATGATAGGGGAAAGTCACATATTGAACATCATCAGTTCAGAGCTAGGGGGGTATTATATATCAGATTGTGTACATAATGGTTGCGGTCGGAAGCCAATTAAACTTCAGGTCGATACTCAGTTTCCACATTTTCCCGTTTTTCTTTCCGATATCagaatatttttctctttcgACTCCTTGTGAGACATGCAGGATTGGTGTTACATATTGACTTTTGACTGTGGCAAGGAGCCTAATTTGTAAAATCAACTCTTAGAAGGAGTCATTTCTATTGGATTCAAATACCTTGCACACTCGTAATTGCAGAAAACCTGCATGTCATAATAGTGATAATCATATATTGATAATACTTTATataaacagtgtttttaatgaagGCATGCCTGAGGTCAACGAGTCTGAAACGAGGTCTCGCTGTGCGCGCTTGCAGACGTTTCTGGATGTTCGTTCTTCATTAAAGAAACGCAGTAAAATATATGATCTATAGTATACCATCACAGACCATTTCTCTCCAAATAACCAGAGCTTTAGGGAGACAGATTCGCTACAACATGTGATCTGTGACAAGCCAGACTACGGACTGAAGTCTGCGCGATAACTACCTAACCAAAAGCGTGGACTTCGATGTGAGTGTCAGTGCGTAGATGACAACCTGACATAATTGATCTTCTAATAAATGCGTCGCCGAGCGCTTCGTGCAGTGACGAATAAATTGACAGTCAGAATGGGGCTTGTCATAAACTTCCCTGAGTAACCcgatcttgaaaaaaaaatagccttaGAGCAGTGGTAAACCTTCTCGAACAGTGCCACAGTTACAATACTTATCCGATAGATGGCATTCTTTATTCCTCAAGCAAAACTTGTTGCGTATCTCTACTTTTCTCAAGGGAGGTCATAACTTGTTTGAACCACGCAATGCTGAAACCGTATTTTGTATGATATGCATGGCTCCAGCAACGTGCTACCTCCTTTTCGACGGCAAGGTTTAGAAATTAGTCTAGCGCAATAAATGGAATCTCTTCACCAAATCTCCGGAGGGCaatgaaaaaattaatgaaGGAATCATTTTGTCCGCGACGCTGCTTAATCTCG
This genomic stretch from Megalops cyprinoides isolate fMegCyp1 chromosome 1, fMegCyp1.pri, whole genome shotgun sequence harbors:
- the atoh1c gene encoding protein atonal homolog 7, producing the protein MMPRRKSSLTPCILRQTDDAHYKYGLSPHRLDLQHRSAVQALVQTKWLDTRAQGRADCDPCAIVEVRLPGISGYIDQDAGAVDRAQRRRRLAANARERRRMLGLNVAFDRLRSVIPNLESDKKLSKSETLQMAQIYISTLSELLQDRGCGPELDAQRLRVNTEAEQSATGRAARGFGSVDTAVGPPEKFLGLDTQPVSGSTMDTITDGIERSELKGIIDVWERPSGTK